In Quercus lobata isolate SW786 chromosome 12, ValleyOak3.0 Primary Assembly, whole genome shotgun sequence, a genomic segment contains:
- the LOC115972328 gene encoding putative DUF21 domain-containing protein At1g03270 isoform X2: MMMKMNAAANGIVFEAEDTRFGTPWWFVYAGISCFLVLFAGIMSGLTLGLMSLGLVDLEILQRSGTVTEKKQAAVILPVVQKQHQLLVTLLLGNACAMEALPIYLDKIFHPFVAVLLSVTFVLAFGEIIPQAICSRYGLAVGANLVWLVRILMIICYPIAYPIGKVLDAVLGHNDALFRRAQLKALVSIHGQEAGKGGELTHDETTIISGALDLTEKTAKEAMTPIESTFSLDVNSKLDWEAIGKILARGHSRVPVYSGNPKNVIGLLLVKSLLTVRAETETPVSAVSIRRIPRVPSDMPLYDILNEFQKGSSHMAAVVKVKGKSKNPRPQGEKFEEEKVANGNSQVTVPFLTNRDDKSESVVVDIEKPPRPITNKQNVHKNGAVTSSLLSLSEDIEDGEVIGIITLEDVFEELLQEEIVDETDVYVDVHKRIRVAAAAAAAASSFTRPPSYRRLTGQKPAGGQSKQGQALKKFGEDDSNPMKFSESPKEPLLGNKR; encoded by the exons atgatgatgaagatgaacgCGGCGGCGAACGGCATCGTTTTCGAGGCGGAAGATACTCGCTTCGGTACGCCATGGTGGTTCGTCTACGCCGGAATTTCTTGCTTTCTGGTCCTCTTCGCAGGTATCATGTCGGGCCTCACTTTGGGTCTCATGTCATTGGGCCTCGTTGACCTCGAAATCCTCCAACGTAGTGGCACTGTTACCGAGAAAAAACAGGCTG CGGTTATTTTACCGGTGGTGCAAAAGCAGCACCAGTTGCTGGTTACTTTGCTGCTGGGTAATGCTTGTGCTATGGAG GCCCTTCCTATATATCTGGATAAAATTTTTCATCCATTTGTTGCCGTTTTGCTGTCTGTAACTTTTGTTCTGGCTTTTGGAGAG ATTATTCCACAAGCCATATGCTCAAGATATGGACTCGCAGTTGGTGCAAACTTAGTGTGGCTTGTGCGTATTCTAATGATCATCTGTTATCCAATTGCTTACCCAATTGGAAAG GTTCTGGATGCCGTACTTGGACATAATGATGCGCTGTTTAGACGAGCTCAATTGAAAGCCCTTGTCTCTATCCATGGCCAGGAG gCTGGTAAGGGGGGTGAACTCACACATGATGAGACAACAATTATCAGTGGAGCACTGGATTTGACTGAAAAG ACTGCAAAGGAGGCTATGACACCCATCGAATCAACATTTTCCTTGGATGTCAATTCGAAATTGGACTG GGAAGCAATTGGAAAAATTCTTGCACGAGGTCATAGTCGTGTCCCTGTCTATTCTGGAAATCCCAAAAACGTTATTGGTCTCTTACTG GTGAAAAGTCTTCTCACAGTACGAGCAGAAACAGAAACTCCAGTCAGTGCTGTTTCCATTCGGAGAATTCCTAG GGTTCCATCAGACATGCCTTTGTATGATATCCTCAATGAGTTTCAGAAAGGAAGCAGTCATATGGCAGCTGTTGTGAAGGTTAAAGGAAAGAGCAAGAACCCTCGGCCCCAAGGGGAGAAATTTGAGGAAGAAAAAGTAGCTAATGGGAATTCTCAAGTAACTGTCCCCTTCCTAACCAACCGTGATGATAAATCAGAAAGTGTTGTCGTTGACATTGAGAAACCTCCAAGGCCTATTACAAACAAGCAAAATGTTCATAAAAATGGTGCTGTCACAAGCAGCTTGCTATCTTTGTCTGAGGATATTGAAGATGGGGAAGTCATTGGTATCATCACCCTGGAGGATGTTTTTGAAGAGCTTCTGCAA GAGGAAATTGTAGATGAGACAGATGTGTATGTTGATGTACATAAAAG GATACGTGTGGCTGCTGCAGCAGCTGCAGCTGCTTCGTCTTTTACACGCCCTCCATCATATCGGAGGCTGACTGGTCAAAAGCCTGCA GGAGGTCAAAGTAAGCAAGGACAAGCCCTGAAGAAGTTTGGGGAGGATGATTCAAATCCAATGAAGTTTTCAGAGAGTCCAAAGGAACCTCTTCTGGGAAACAAGAGATAG
- the LOC115972328 gene encoding putative DUF21 domain-containing protein At1g03270 isoform X1 — MMMKMNAAANGIVFEAEDTRFGTPWWFVYAGISCFLVLFAGIMSGLTLGLMSLGLVDLEILQRSGTVTEKKQAAVILPVVQKQHQLLVTLLLGNACAMEALPIYLDKIFHPFVAVLLSVTFVLAFGEIIPQAICSRYGLAVGANLVWLVRILMIICYPIAYPIGKVLDAVLGHNDALFRRAQLKALVSIHGQEAGKGGELTHDETTIISGALDLTEKTAKEAMTPIESTFSLDVNSKLDCREAIGKILARGHSRVPVYSGNPKNVIGLLLVKSLLTVRAETETPVSAVSIRRIPRVPSDMPLYDILNEFQKGSSHMAAVVKVKGKSKNPRPQGEKFEEEKVANGNSQVTVPFLTNRDDKSESVVVDIEKPPRPITNKQNVHKNGAVTSSLLSLSEDIEDGEVIGIITLEDVFEELLQEEIVDETDVYVDVHKRIRVAAAAAAAASSFTRPPSYRRLTGQKPAGGQSKQGQALKKFGEDDSNPMKFSESPKEPLLGNKR; from the exons atgatgatgaagatgaacgCGGCGGCGAACGGCATCGTTTTCGAGGCGGAAGATACTCGCTTCGGTACGCCATGGTGGTTCGTCTACGCCGGAATTTCTTGCTTTCTGGTCCTCTTCGCAGGTATCATGTCGGGCCTCACTTTGGGTCTCATGTCATTGGGCCTCGTTGACCTCGAAATCCTCCAACGTAGTGGCACTGTTACCGAGAAAAAACAGGCTG CGGTTATTTTACCGGTGGTGCAAAAGCAGCACCAGTTGCTGGTTACTTTGCTGCTGGGTAATGCTTGTGCTATGGAG GCCCTTCCTATATATCTGGATAAAATTTTTCATCCATTTGTTGCCGTTTTGCTGTCTGTAACTTTTGTTCTGGCTTTTGGAGAG ATTATTCCACAAGCCATATGCTCAAGATATGGACTCGCAGTTGGTGCAAACTTAGTGTGGCTTGTGCGTATTCTAATGATCATCTGTTATCCAATTGCTTACCCAATTGGAAAG GTTCTGGATGCCGTACTTGGACATAATGATGCGCTGTTTAGACGAGCTCAATTGAAAGCCCTTGTCTCTATCCATGGCCAGGAG gCTGGTAAGGGGGGTGAACTCACACATGATGAGACAACAATTATCAGTGGAGCACTGGATTTGACTGAAAAG ACTGCAAAGGAGGCTATGACACCCATCGAATCAACATTTTCCTTGGATGTCAATTCGAAATTGGACTG CAGGGAAGCAATTGGAAAAATTCTTGCACGAGGTCATAGTCGTGTCCCTGTCTATTCTGGAAATCCCAAAAACGTTATTGGTCTCTTACTG GTGAAAAGTCTTCTCACAGTACGAGCAGAAACAGAAACTCCAGTCAGTGCTGTTTCCATTCGGAGAATTCCTAG GGTTCCATCAGACATGCCTTTGTATGATATCCTCAATGAGTTTCAGAAAGGAAGCAGTCATATGGCAGCTGTTGTGAAGGTTAAAGGAAAGAGCAAGAACCCTCGGCCCCAAGGGGAGAAATTTGAGGAAGAAAAAGTAGCTAATGGGAATTCTCAAGTAACTGTCCCCTTCCTAACCAACCGTGATGATAAATCAGAAAGTGTTGTCGTTGACATTGAGAAACCTCCAAGGCCTATTACAAACAAGCAAAATGTTCATAAAAATGGTGCTGTCACAAGCAGCTTGCTATCTTTGTCTGAGGATATTGAAGATGGGGAAGTCATTGGTATCATCACCCTGGAGGATGTTTTTGAAGAGCTTCTGCAA GAGGAAATTGTAGATGAGACAGATGTGTATGTTGATGTACATAAAAG GATACGTGTGGCTGCTGCAGCAGCTGCAGCTGCTTCGTCTTTTACACGCCCTCCATCATATCGGAGGCTGACTGGTCAAAAGCCTGCA GGAGGTCAAAGTAAGCAAGGACAAGCCCTGAAGAAGTTTGGGGAGGATGATTCAAATCCAATGAAGTTTTCAGAGAGTCCAAAGGAACCTCTTCTGGGAAACAAGAGATAG